A window of the Cicer arietinum cultivar CDC Frontier isolate Library 1 chromosome 6, Cicar.CDCFrontier_v2.0, whole genome shotgun sequence genome harbors these coding sequences:
- the LOC101500022 gene encoding cold-responsive protein kinase 1-like isoform X2: MHFSEKDLRFATDNYHPSKKIGRGGFGTVYQGTLKDGRQVAVKNLSVGSKQGVREFLTEIKTISHIKHPNLVELVGCCVQESNRTLVYEYVENNSLDRALLGKRSTNLELDWGKRSNICRGTARGLAFLHEEVVPHIVHRDIKASNILLDRDFNPKIGDFGLAKLFPDDITHISTRIAGTTGYLAPEYAMGGQLTMKADVYSFGVLILEIISGKSSVRTNWGGSNKFLLEWAWQLHEEGKLLELVDPEMVEFPEEEVIRYMKVAFFCTQAAASRRPLMSQVVDMLSKKIRLNEKQLTAPGFFQDSGESSLKKSSFESTSNQFSSAPASFTQVIPR, from the exons ATGCATTTTTCTGAAAAAGACTTGAGATTCGCCACTGATAATTATCATCCAAGCAAAAAGATAGGACGGGGAGGTTTTGGCACTGTTTACCAG GGAACCTTAAAAGATGGAAGACAAGTAGCAGTGAAGAACCTTTCAGTTGGATCAAAGCAGGGTGTTCGTGAAtttttaactgaaattaaaactATATCACACATTAAGCATCCAAACCTTGTTGAATTGGTTGGTTGCTGCGTTCAAGAATCTAATCGTACATTAGTTTATGAATATGTGGAAAATAACAGCCTTGATCGTGCATTACTAG GAAAGAGAAGTACAAACCTCGAGCTAGACTGGGGAAAAAGATCTAACATTTGTAGAGGTACGGCTAGAGGTCTTGCATTTCTCCATGAAGAAGTTGTTCCACACATTGTGCACAGAGACATCAAGGCTAGCAACATATTACTTGACAGAGACTTCAATCCAAAAATAGGAGATTTTGGGTTGGCTAAGTTATTTCCAGATGACATCACTCATATTAGCACAAGAATTGCTGGAACCAC CGGTTACTTAGCACCCGAATATGCCATGGGTGGGCAGTTAACCATGAAGGCTGATGTATATAGTTTTGGGGTTCTTATACTTGAAATAATCAGCGGCAAAAGCAGTGTGAGGACAAACTGGGGAGGGTCAAACAAATTCCTTTTAGAATGG GCCTGGCAACTTCATGAGGAGGGGAAATTGCTGGAGCTTGTGGATCCAGAGATGGTTGAATTTCCTGAGGAAGAAGTGATTAGGTACATGAAAGTAGCTTTCTTCTGCACGCAAGCAGCAGCAAGCAGAAGGCCATTGATGTCACAGGTTGTTGATATGCTCTCCAAGAAAATAAGGCTCAATGAAAAGCAACTTACGGCACCAGGGTTCTTCCAGGATTCAGGTGAATCCTCTCTAAAGAAGTCATCCTTTGAGTCCACAAGCAATCAGTTTAGCTCAGCCCCTGCCAGTTTTACTCAGGTCATCCCACGGTGA
- the LOC101499406 gene encoding uncharacterized protein, with the protein MLCCYMQNCKVLLLFVVISALATILHDAITCHWNFKMMMHLKKVQSKTLLFLKPITTFSSQFHKDSILIPPTKTHLYASFFITLVRLYLKCGRVNTASDAFLRMRNLGLVPTLPLWNKLLYEFNSSGLVSQVKVMYSDMVLCGVVPDVFSVNVLVHSLCNAGDLNLALGYLRNNVVDIDNVTYNTVIWGFCEKGLVDQGFGLLSEMVKKGLCFDSITCNVLVKGYCKIGLVQYAEWVMYNLVGGGVSKDVMGLNTLIDGYCEAGLMNQALALMENSWWSDVKVDVVTYNTLIKGFCKMGDLTRAESLFNEILSFQKDEDRLESYDVVTRNKIRNLCPTVVTYTTLISAYCKYVGVEESLSLYEQMIMNGIMPDVVTCSSILYGLSRHGKLTEATVLFREMYEMGLDPNHVSYSIIINSLFKSGRAMEALSLQSQMVVRGIYFDIVMCTTMMVGLFKVGKSKEAEEMFQSISKLNLVPNCVAYSALLDGYCKLGDMEFAELVLQRMEQEHVPPNVITFSSIINGYAKKGMFHKAVDVLREMVQRNIMPNTIVYAILIDAYFRAGKQDAAAGFYKEMQLRGLEENNIIFNILLNNLKRVGRMEEAQLLIKDMHSKGIDPDIVNYSSLIDGYFKEGNELAALSIVQEMAEKNTRFDVVAYNTLIKGLLRLGKYEPQSVCSRMVELGLAPDCVTYNTIINTYCIKGNIGNAIDLLNEMKSYRIMPNAVTYNILIGGLCKTGAIEKAMGVLNEMLVMGFIPTPITHKFLLKASSRSKRADAILQIHKKLVAMGLELNRTVYNTLITVLCRLGMTKRANVVLNEMVKSGISADYVTYNALIRGYCTGSHVEKAFKTYSQMLVDGISPNITTYNTLLGGLSTASLMGETDRLVSEMKEIGLVPNATTYDILVSGHGRVGNKQDSIKIYCEMITKGFVPTTGTYNVLISDYAKAGKMRQARELLNEMLTRGRIPNSSTYDILICGWCKLSYQPEIDRALKLSYRNEAKNLLREMCEKGHVPSDSTLLFISSNFCIPGKEADARRLLKVFSQKKNT; encoded by the coding sequence ATGCTATGCTGCTATATGCAAAATTGCAAAGTACTGTTGCTGTTTGTGGTGATTTCCGCTCTCGCCACAATTCTCCATGACGCCATAACATGTCATTGGAATTTTAAGATGATGATGCATCTAAAGAAGGTACAATCCAAAACCCTTTTGTTCCTTAAACCCATCACAACATTCTCCTCCCAATTCCATAAAGATTCAATTTTGATCCCACCCACGAAGACCCATCTCTACGCTTCATTCTTCATCACCCTCGTTCGTCTCTACTTGAAATGTGGCAGGGTCAACACCGCTTCTGATGCTTTCCTTCGTATGCGTAACCTTGGTCTTGTTCCCACTTTGCCTCTGTGGAATAAGCTTTTGTACGAATTCAATTCCTCTGGTTTGGTTTCTCAGGTAAAAGTTATGTATTCTGATATGGTACTTTGTGGGGTTGTGCCTGATGTTTTTAGTGTTAACGTTTTGGTTCATTCGTTATGTAATGCTGGGGACTTGAATTTGGCTTTAGGTTATCTTAGGAACAATGTTGTTGATATTGATAATGTTACCTATAATACTGTTATTTGGGGATTTTGTGAAAAAGGGTTGGTTGATCAGGGTTTTGGTCTGTTGTCTGAGATGGTTAAGAAGGGTTTATGTTTTGATTCAATTACTTGCAATGTACTAGTTAAGGGTTATTGTAAAATTGGATTAGTGCAGTATGCTGAGTGGGTTATGTATAACTTGGTTGGTGGTGGGGTTTCAAAAGATGTTATGGGTTTGAACACTTTGATTGATGGTTATTGTGAAGCTGGTTTGATGAATCAAGCATTGGCTTTGATGGAGAATAGCTGGTGGAGTGATGTTAAGGTTGATGTTGTTACTTATAATACTTTGATCAAAGGTTTTTGTAAAATGGGTGATCTTACTAGGGCCGAGTCTCTTTTCAATGAGATTTTGAGCTTTCAGAAAGACGAAGATCGGTTGGAAAGTTATGATGTTGTAACTCGGAACAAGATAAGGAATTTGTGTCCGACAGTTGTCACGTACACAACATTAATTTCTGCCTACTGTAAGTATGTTGGAGTTGAAGAATCCCTTTCTTTGTATGAGCAAATGATTATGAATGGAATCATGCCGGATGTGGTTACTTGTAGTTCTATTCTTTATGGACTCAGCAGGCATGGTAAATTAACCGAGGCGACAGTTTTGTTTAGAGAGATGTATGAAATGGGTTTAGATCCTAATCACGTCTCCTACTCTATAATTATTAATTCGTTGTTCAAATCAGGGAGGGCTATGGAAGCTTTAAGTCTTCAAAGCCAAATGGTTGTTCGGGGcatttattttgatatagttATGTGCACAACTATGATGGTTGGACTTTTCAAAGTTGGGAAATCTAAAGAAGCGGAGGAAATGTTCCAAAGCATTTCAAAGCTCAATCTTGTCCCAAACTGTGTCGCCTATTCGGCATTGCTCGATGGGTATTGCAAGTTAGGAGACATGGAATTTGCCGAGTTAGTGTTACAAAGAATGGAGCAGGAACATGTTCCTCCAAATGTTATTACCTTTTCTTCTATTATAAATGGATATGCTAAAAAAGGAATGTTTCATAAAGCAGTTGATGTGTTAAGGGAGATGGTCCAAAGGAATATTATGCCGAATACTATTGTTTACGCGATTTTAATTGATGCCTATTTTAGGGCAGGCAAACAAGACGCCGCTGCCGGTTTCTATAAGGAAATGCAATTGCGTGGATTGGAGGAAAACAATATCATATTCAATATCTTATTGAACAACTTGAAAAGAGTTGGGAGGATGGAGGAAGCTCAATTGTTGATTAAAGATATGCACTCCAAGGGTATTGATCCAGATATTGTTAACTACTCTTCACTAATAGATGGCTACTTTAAAGAAGGAAACGAATTGGCCGCTCTTTCCATAGTTCAGGAAATGGCAGAGAAAAACACTCGGTTTGATGTCGTTGCTTACAATACTTTGATTAAGGGGCTTTTGAGGCTGGGGAAATATGAACCACAATCTGTGTGTTCAAGAATGGTAGAATTGGGTTTGGCTCCTGATTGTGTTACATATAACACTATAATCAACACATACTGCATAAAAGGTAACATAGGAAATGCTATCGATCTCTTGAATGAGATGAAGAGCTACAGGATAATGCCAAATGCAGTCACTTATAACATTTTGATTGGTGGGCTTTGTAAAACTGGTGCAATTGAAAAAGCGATGGGTGTTTTAAATGAAATGTTGGTTATGGGGTTTATACCTACCCCAATTACTCATAAATTTCTGCTTAAGGCATCTTCGAGGAGTAAAAGAGCAGATGCAATTTTGCAAATTCACAAGAAGCTTGTCGCCATGGGCCTCGAACTCAACCGTACTGTGTATAACACACTAATCACTGTATTATGCAGGTTAGGGATGACTAAAAGGGCAAATGTTGTCCTCAATGAAATGGTAAAAAGTGGAATTTCAGCTGATTATGTTACTTACAATGCCCTTATTCGCGGTTACTGTACAGGCAGTCACGTGGAGAAGGCATTTAAAACTTATTCGCAGATGTTGGTTGATGGAATCTCTCCAAATATTACTACTTACAATACTCTTTTAGGAGGTCTTTCAACTGCCAGTTTGATGGGAGAGACAGATAGATTAGTTAGTGAGATGAAGGAAATAGGACTTGTACCGAATGCCACTACTTATGACATATTGGTTTCTGGCCATGGTAGAGTTGGAAATAAACAAGAttccataaaaatttattgtGAAATGATAACCAAAGGTTTTGTTCCCACTACAGGAACCTATAATGTACTTATTAGTGATTATGCAAAAGCTGGAAAGATGCGGCAAGCTAGAGAACTTTTGAATGAGATGCTGACAAGAGGAAGAATTCCTAATTCTTCAACATATGACATTCTAATCTGCGGATGGTGCAAGTTATCGTATCAGCCAGAGATCGACCGAGCACTTAAACTGTCATACCGAAACGAGGCAAAAAATTTGCTAAGAGAAATGTGTGAAAAAGGACACGTGCCATCTGACAGCACCCTCTTATTTATCAGTTCCAATTTTTGTATACCTGGAAAAGAGGCTGATGCTCGAAGGTTGTTGAAGGTATTTTCCCAAAAGAAGAACACATGA
- the LOC101500022 gene encoding cold-responsive protein kinase 1-like isoform X3 gives MGTLKDGRQVAVKNLSVGSKQGVREFLTEIKTISHIKHPNLVELVGCCVQESNRTLVYEYVENNSLDRALLGKRSTNLELDWGKRSNICRGTARGLAFLHEEVVPHIVHRDIKASNILLDRDFNPKIGDFGLAKLFPDDITHISTRIAGTTGYLAPEYAMGGQLTMKADVYSFGVLILEIISGKSSVRTNWGGSNKFLLEWAWQLHEEGKLLELVDPEMVEFPEEEVIRYMKVAFFCTQAAASRRPLMSQVVDMLSKKIRLNEKQLTAPGFFQDSGESSLKKSSFESTSNQFSSAPASFTQVIPR, from the exons ATG GGAACCTTAAAAGATGGAAGACAAGTAGCAGTGAAGAACCTTTCAGTTGGATCAAAGCAGGGTGTTCGTGAAtttttaactgaaattaaaactATATCACACATTAAGCATCCAAACCTTGTTGAATTGGTTGGTTGCTGCGTTCAAGAATCTAATCGTACATTAGTTTATGAATATGTGGAAAATAACAGCCTTGATCGTGCATTACTAG GAAAGAGAAGTACAAACCTCGAGCTAGACTGGGGAAAAAGATCTAACATTTGTAGAGGTACGGCTAGAGGTCTTGCATTTCTCCATGAAGAAGTTGTTCCACACATTGTGCACAGAGACATCAAGGCTAGCAACATATTACTTGACAGAGACTTCAATCCAAAAATAGGAGATTTTGGGTTGGCTAAGTTATTTCCAGATGACATCACTCATATTAGCACAAGAATTGCTGGAACCAC CGGTTACTTAGCACCCGAATATGCCATGGGTGGGCAGTTAACCATGAAGGCTGATGTATATAGTTTTGGGGTTCTTATACTTGAAATAATCAGCGGCAAAAGCAGTGTGAGGACAAACTGGGGAGGGTCAAACAAATTCCTTTTAGAATGG GCCTGGCAACTTCATGAGGAGGGGAAATTGCTGGAGCTTGTGGATCCAGAGATGGTTGAATTTCCTGAGGAAGAAGTGATTAGGTACATGAAAGTAGCTTTCTTCTGCACGCAAGCAGCAGCAAGCAGAAGGCCATTGATGTCACAGGTTGTTGATATGCTCTCCAAGAAAATAAGGCTCAATGAAAAGCAACTTACGGCACCAGGGTTCTTCCAGGATTCAGGTGAATCCTCTCTAAAGAAGTCATCCTTTGAGTCCACAAGCAATCAGTTTAGCTCAGCCCCTGCCAGTTTTACTCAGGTCATCCCACGGTGA
- the LOC101500022 gene encoding putative serine/threonine-protein kinase isoform X1 — protein MSCGCFGASTNKKKRTPPHTPAEIDGYPLDNIMHFSEKDLRFATDNYHPSKKIGRGGFGTVYQGTLKDGRQVAVKNLSVGSKQGVREFLTEIKTISHIKHPNLVELVGCCVQESNRTLVYEYVENNSLDRALLGKRSTNLELDWGKRSNICRGTARGLAFLHEEVVPHIVHRDIKASNILLDRDFNPKIGDFGLAKLFPDDITHISTRIAGTTGYLAPEYAMGGQLTMKADVYSFGVLILEIISGKSSVRTNWGGSNKFLLEWAWQLHEEGKLLELVDPEMVEFPEEEVIRYMKVAFFCTQAAASRRPLMSQVVDMLSKKIRLNEKQLTAPGFFQDSGESSLKKSSFESTSNQFSSAPASFTQVIPR, from the exons ATGAGTTGTGGCTGCTTTGGAGCCTCAACTAACAAGAAGAAAAGGACTCCACCTCATACTCCTGCTG AAATTGATG GTTATCCACTTGATAATATTATGCATTTTTCTGAAAAAGACTTGAGATTCGCCACTGATAATTATCATCCAAGCAAAAAGATAGGACGGGGAGGTTTTGGCACTGTTTACCAG GGAACCTTAAAAGATGGAAGACAAGTAGCAGTGAAGAACCTTTCAGTTGGATCAAAGCAGGGTGTTCGTGAAtttttaactgaaattaaaactATATCACACATTAAGCATCCAAACCTTGTTGAATTGGTTGGTTGCTGCGTTCAAGAATCTAATCGTACATTAGTTTATGAATATGTGGAAAATAACAGCCTTGATCGTGCATTACTAG GAAAGAGAAGTACAAACCTCGAGCTAGACTGGGGAAAAAGATCTAACATTTGTAGAGGTACGGCTAGAGGTCTTGCATTTCTCCATGAAGAAGTTGTTCCACACATTGTGCACAGAGACATCAAGGCTAGCAACATATTACTTGACAGAGACTTCAATCCAAAAATAGGAGATTTTGGGTTGGCTAAGTTATTTCCAGATGACATCACTCATATTAGCACAAGAATTGCTGGAACCAC CGGTTACTTAGCACCCGAATATGCCATGGGTGGGCAGTTAACCATGAAGGCTGATGTATATAGTTTTGGGGTTCTTATACTTGAAATAATCAGCGGCAAAAGCAGTGTGAGGACAAACTGGGGAGGGTCAAACAAATTCCTTTTAGAATGG GCCTGGCAACTTCATGAGGAGGGGAAATTGCTGGAGCTTGTGGATCCAGAGATGGTTGAATTTCCTGAGGAAGAAGTGATTAGGTACATGAAAGTAGCTTTCTTCTGCACGCAAGCAGCAGCAAGCAGAAGGCCATTGATGTCACAGGTTGTTGATATGCTCTCCAAGAAAATAAGGCTCAATGAAAAGCAACTTACGGCACCAGGGTTCTTCCAGGATTCAGGTGAATCCTCTCTAAAGAAGTCATCCTTTGAGTCCACAAGCAATCAGTTTAGCTCAGCCCCTGCCAGTTTTACTCAGGTCATCCCACGGTGA
- the LOC101499711 gene encoding clathrin light chain 2-like: MSFTVDDHHFAAGDDTFSGYGGYSSFSGEDIPVDHSTAAVESPEIFGFSDQDPSYAQSPFEPVHVMENGNGYGDDGIFVSDGPVLPPPGEMEPEEGNVLREWRRQNAIELDEKEKREKEMRLKIIEEAEEYKVGFYEKRKLNVETNKVQNREREKLYLANQENFHKEADKNYWKAIGEIIPREVANIEKKRGKKDQDKNPSITVLQGPKPGKPTDLSRMRQILLKLKHTPPTHMIPPPPAPVKDSKDGKDGKEAATKPNGSAPESAPGSQDSLPTDAANNGTVDLPQKEAPATEEQSAT; the protein is encoded by the exons ATGTCCTTCACCGTCGACGACCACCACTTCGCTGCCGGCGACGACACCTTTTCCGGATACGGCGGATACTCCAGCTTCTCCGGCGAAGATATCCCCGTAGATCACTCAACAGCAGCAGTGGAGTCGCCGGAAATATTTGGCTTCAGCGATCAGGATCCGAGTTACGCTCAGTCTCCCTTCGAACCGGTGCACGTAATGGAGAACGGTAACGGATACGGCGACGACGGAATTTTTGTCTCCGACGGACCGGTGCTTCCACCGCCCGGGGAGATGGAGCCAGAGGAAGGTAACGTCCTTCGGGAATGGCGCCG TCAAAATGCCATTGAGCTAGACGAGAAGGAGAAAAGGGAAAAAGAAATGAGACTGAAGATTATTGAGGAAGCTGAGGAGTATAAAGTGGGTTTCTATGAGAAAAGGAAGCTCAATGTTGAAACTAACAAGGTTCAAAACAGAGAAAGGGAGAAG TTGTACTTGGCTAATCAAGAAAATTTCCACAAAGAGGCTGACAAAAATTACTGGAAAGCAATTGGGGAGATAATTCCTCGAGAGGTTGCCAACATTGAGAAGAAAAGAGGCAAAAAGGATCAGGATAAGAACCCATCAATCACTGTTCTCCAAGGCCCTAAGCCAGGCAAACCCACTGATCTTTCTAGGATGCGGCAAATATTGTTAAAGTTGAAACATACACCACCAACTCACATGATTCCTCCTCCACCTGCACCTGTTAAAGACTCCAAAGATGGGAAGGATGGAAAAGAAGCAGCAACTAAACCAAATGGATCAGCACCAGAAAGTGCACCTGGATCACAAGATTCACTACCAACTGATGCTGCCAATAATGGTACTGTAGATTTACCCCAGAAAGAAGCTCCTGCCACAGAGGAGCAGTCTGCTACATAA